In the Archocentrus centrarchus isolate MPI-CPG fArcCen1 chromosome 11, fArcCen1, whole genome shotgun sequence genome, GGAATGTAAGCctgtgctgttttgtttgttttaccatCACTTTAGCTGCCCCACAATGAGGCAGTTAACAGCAGCTGTCAGGACTTCCTACTAGGATATGCCTGCTGTATTTTATGATACTGGCAGGTGGTTCAGTCACTGGTATTTGCTAAATGTGCTGGAACGTATCTGCAGGCCAGGTGTTAGACAGTAGAGctgttgtgcgtgtgtgtgtgtgtgtttgtgccattctcctctgacctctgtgcttTCCACAGTGGCAGGTGTGAGCGAGGCCTATGAGGATGCTGCTAACTGCCTATGGCTGCTAACCAACTCCAAACCTTGTGCCAACTGCAAGTCCCCCATTCAGAAGAACGAGGGCTGCAACCACATGCAGTGTGCCAAAGTATATATACTAAACTTCGTCTACtgtgttttatcattttaaagtcATGAGTGTGGATTActcagttataaaaaaaaaaaattaaaaaaaaaattaagaaatgaactctgctgttttttttccctctgtgcagTGTAAGTATGACTTTTGTTGGATCTGTCTGGAGGAGTGGAAGAAACACAGCTCATCAACAGGTGGCTACTATCGCTGTACTCGCTATGAGGTCATCCAGCAGCTTGAAGAGCAGTCCAAAGAGATGACTGTAGAGGTATAAATACCCAGTCTCTCAGTTTATCTCATATAAGCTCACACTGATATAAAATACACTcgctggcctttttttttttaggtacaccttgttagTACCTGATTGGACCCCCTTTCCccctggaaacattcctcagaaattttGGGCCATGTTGGCATGACAGCGTCACACAGTTcatgcagatttgttggctgcacatccatgatgtgaagcccctgttccatcacatcccaaaggtgctcttagatctggtgactttgGAGgcaatttgagtacagtgagctcattgtcatgttcaagaaaccagtttgacgtgatttgagctttgttacatggtgcattatcttactggaagcagccatacactgtggtacactgtggtcataaaaagtgaacatggtcagcaaaaATACTCAGGTAGACTTTGGTGTTTAAGATCAAATCCCCCACACTATTacgccaccagcagcagcctgaattgTTGATAGAATGCTGGatagatccatgctttcatgttgttgctATCTGAGTGTTGCAggagaaattgagactcattagtccaggcaacattttccaatcttctgttgtccatttttggtgaacctgtgtgaattgtagcctcagtttcctgttcttagctgacaagaATGGCACTTGGtgtggccttctgctgctgtagtccttTACTGTAGTCTGCTTCATGGTTTGActtgttgtgcattcagatgTGCTTTTCTGTATGCACTGATTTCAACGTGTagttattttactgtttccttCCTATCTTCTTGAAGCAGTctagccattctcctctgacatcaacacggcattttcacccagagaactgctgctcactgtattttttctgttttagacatttgcattaacaagcagctgaacaggtataGCTTACAGATACACGAGAGTTATTTAGTCTCCTTCACCTAACACACTATTAAAGCTCATGTTCAAATGTCGTATAGCAGTCAGtgaacgaacacacacacacacacacacacacacacacacacacacacacacacacacacacacacacacacacacacacacacacaccaagcagTTTGAATGAAGAGTTGTTTTATTGCAGGCAGAAAAGAAGCACAAAAGTTTCCAGGAGTTGGACCGTTTCATGCACTATTACACTCGCTTCAAGAACCATGAACACAGTTACAAGGTAATacaccaaacacaaacatttataaCAATGCAAAGCCCATCTGAAACTCTATAATGCTTCTTGAGGCACGTCAAAAATCTGGTGATCATTGGATGTGTTTATTCTcgcttctctctctgtgtaagTTGGAGCAGAAGCTGCTAAAAACGGCTAAAGAGAAGATGGAACAGCTGAGCAGAGCCTTCATTAGCCGTAAGTATCCTGCACTGATCTCATGAAAAGGATTCAAAAGAAGTCTGAGTAAACCGCTTGTCAGCTGCAAGCCATTTGACCGAGAATAGCATATTTGTTTTTGCCAAAGTGCAAATAGATCACGTCTTTCACACCCAGGCTTTGGGTTGTTCTGGTCATAAGACATTAATCCTGTGCTCATTAAAATAATGGCTAGCTATATATGTGTGTCTTTTCTTCTGGAGGTGAAGGAACTCCTCCAGATACACGCTTCATTGAGGATGGCGTGACTGAGCTGCTGAAGACGCGGCGCGTGCTGAAGTGCTCTTACCCATATGGCTTCTTCCTGCAGCAAGGCAGCACCCAGAAAGAGATATTTGAGCTCATGCAGGTAATCTTATACATATCCAGCAAGTATGCATCCTCTACATGAGCAGTGCTAACACTGTTAAAGTGCCTCCAGTGAGTCCTGGATCTTGTAGGGGTAAACTGTATAAAACGTAAAAACTAATTTTGGGCAGTATTTTGGCCTTGGTATGTTAATCCTTTAGGAAAGTCCGACTCATTCTTGGAGGAGCATAAATGTGCATTAAAATATTCATGCAAAAGagtccttttcatttttttagacTTACGGTTCAGTCACACTAGATTAAAACTAGGACAGCAGCCTCCTTGCAATTAGGAAAAATTTGTGGTTGCAGAGTTATTTTGCATTTGGTGACCAAGTGCAGGTAGTTGGAACGATCAActggttgcccagaggttgTCTCCAGACACCTGCAATCTGACTGGGACTGACTGCAATTACTCTCAGacaggtttgcaaataattggtATCTAAtttgtaaacacagacagattgctAACACATTGCAATCAATATGAGTCAGTCTGTGCCAAAGAGCACAACTCACTGCAGTGCAACTAGTTGCCAACTGGTCATATTCCTTTACAAAAGCAAGGGTGCAAAGCAGCTCTGTCTTTCTGTAGTTAAATTGCCGTCCTGCTGCAATTACATTGCTAttatggaggaatttctgttttttaagtaGTCAGTGTTCATTTCTGTGTACATAGACAGCAACAGAGTTGCAATTTTTGTTGATTTATCACAGACAACTTGCCTGAAATTGCAAACTTGACCCCACtgaatcacaaactgatagcagactgactcaggcTTATTGTCGTCTTGAAGACCCAAaattgctttgaagatggcaactgaATGCAAGCGGTCACAGACATGGTCCCCGTCTTttaagcaaccatttcaaatgtAGCGagattgcaagttcattgcacatgtCATGCCCCAGTCTccagccactgttttccctacTCTGACTGTAGTATTAAACAGCTTTAGATTTATCTGCAGCTCAGTCTGAATGTATATTGTGAATGTTGTTCCTCTTACTGAGCAGGCAGGCATTCAcatctttttctgtttgttttcccagACCGACTTGGAGATGGTTGTGGAAGATCTGGCCCAGAAGGTCAACCGGCCGTACCTGAGGACGCCGTGCCATAAGATCATCAGCGCGGCCCGTCTGGTACAGCAGAAGAGGCAGGAGTTCTTGGCATCAGTGGCTCGTGGCGTCGCTCCCAATGACTCTCCAGAGCCACCCCGCAGGAAGtaagcacacacgcacagacacagcTTTGACTCCAGTTTACAAATTCACTGCATAGAGGCACTTAGAGGGATTCAGGAGATAAAGTACTGGCATAAAAACTTAAACTCAAACTAAGTGTTGTTTAGTTTGCTTCACATGtggctctaaaaaaaaacatttgtgtgaTAACATTCATTTCAGTTACCCTGGAGGATCGTGGGATTGGGAGTACCTTGGCTTTGCCTCCCCTGAGGTAAACAGAAACACCTTGTGTCACACCACGCAGACAAACACtaacttttctttgttctgctaacatcttggttCATGCCTCGCTAATGCTACTTCCTAAACCTCCGCTTTAGTGACCTACTTGTGTACGAGGTCGTATTAATGCATGACtgcggcagcagcagctgacatAGTTTGCTTATGTGTGTTAAGATGGGAAGTCGTCACTCTATACTGGGAGCagatcagagagagagacagtcgCAGGTAATTCACCAGTTTCTTGGTATATTGGGTAAATGCATGGGCTAAATGTTGTTTTGCTGTGCTTGAAATTGTGAAGCTGCTGGATGCAAAATAGCTCCCTcaagttgttttattttccccTTATTAATAGAACCTGAATAACTCTTTGCAGGATTATGCTGACATCCAGTACCGTCGCAGACACAGACCACGGCGCAGAGGAGACATGCTGAGTCTGCATAGCCTtagaagcagcagcaacacaccAGAGACCAGCAGGAGGAGTGACAACACAGGTGTGCCAAGCATCTTAATGTACTGCGTAATCGCCTTATATGAAGTCTTACAAAAAGGATTATCCATATGGAAAAAGGTGTTTGTATAGCTTAGAGCATTTTCTAAATTTTAGTACAGTATAGGCTTCATTAATGTATTGCACTGTATACAGTCAGCACAGGCAGTATATTTGCACACGCTGTTTTCTGTACCCTGCGTACGTTAATAAATTTTGTCTTGTCACTGCACGAGACAACCAGCAAATGGGAATTTACTTTATTGCTCCATCAGTCTGTTCTAGTCGAAGCACACAGAGGCATTGATCACTGGGATCAATTTGTAATCAAGCCACACAAAGCAGTCTGTGTTTTAATGTGACATTTTGTGTTTCAGAAGGCACAGAGAGGGGTGAGGGTCGCAGAAGAGCGCTCGGCTCGCTCGACGAAGATGATCCCAACATCCTTCTGGCCATCCAGCTGTCGCTCCAGGAGTCGCGCCGAGAACGAGGcctggagggagggatggaaggGAGAGTGGATCTGgacagaggacaggagagaAGACCGGCTCCAGCAGGAGACCTGGGTGATGCTGCTTTGCACTCTCTCAACACGGAGGGTCCTCCAGGAGCCAGAGGCTCATCTTTCCCCACATCCCTCCTGGATCCTCCTCACCCACCTAACAGGACAGACTCCACCTCTCAGCCTTCTGTATCCAGttccctccccctccctccgcCTCCCCCCTCCCTCAGTGCAGAGCTGCTGGAGCTGGGAGACAGCCTTATGAAACTGGGGAAAATAACCACTCCTTATGACCTGGACACACAGACGCAGGAGCAGCTCAGCTCacaccacacatacacaaacagcacACTCGCTGCTCCTTACACCACTGAACCTGCCTACAGCAACTGCAGCCATAGACAGGACCAGAGTGCACTGACTGCCCCATATGTGCTCGATCATATCACCATCACAGACCCTCGTTATGACAGCAAAGAGCAGACTTCTTGCCACTCTAGTGCGTATTTAGCCAAGGCTGAACATGCTGCCTCCTGCCTTCCCACTCACAACCCCACACATCCTAGTTCCTATAACCGGGAATATGCAGCCACTTGCAACAGCACCCCTAAACCAGACAGCTCTTACAACCCCTGCCCAGAACACAGCAGCTCTTACACAGCAGAGCGCCCTGCCTCCTACGCTCTCGAACGCCCCCCTAAGTTAGACCCCCAGCCCCCTACTCAGTTGTGCCTCCCATCTCCAGAGCTTGAACCGGAGCTGCTTCTCTCACCAGTGATTCCCCCAGGGGGCCCTTTCACCCCAAGTGACCCTCAGAGCCTGGAGGCTTTGGACCCCACAGCCAGTGCTCAGCTGCTGGATAACATCATGGCCTGGTTTAACAACAACATAAACCCCCAGAATAACCCGCAGAGCCTTGCTCTCATCCCCTCCCCACCCACCACAGAGACAGACTCCtctcctgacacacacactgagactgAGAGCCAGACTTCTGCCCCCATTTGGCAGCCCCTGGAGGGTGAGTCAGAAGTGGGCAGAAGATTGGCGAGTGCCCCACCGGGGGCTGCAAGTGCGGAAGGCCTGAAGACATCGAGGCCGAGCACTCTGGAACTAGAAAAAAGAGACGCTGGAGAAGAGGGTGTGGACGCAGGGTGTGTGGCAGACCTGTCGCTGGACGAAGCGCACACACACCCGCGCTCACACTCCCAACATGGAAACAGTCCCGCACACACTGCCCCGGCAACAGAGAGAGACTTGGATCTTGTCCTTCAGGTAGAGGAGGACCAGTCACCTGAGGAGTGGGTGGAGCAAGAACACCTGGTGTGACAGTGACAGAACAATGTAGAGAGAGAAGGTAGAGCTGAGAGAGAGTGATGAAAGTGAAGGAAAGCAAATCAGAGAAGCATTGATAGTTGATGGAGGATGTACAGTGGTGGTGCCTGTGTTATAGATGCAGGTATTTGGCGGTGGAGTGTTTACTGTATGTATTATACTGTATTTAGAGAGGACTTAGAGACCTGCGGACTCTGTCCAGTAAAGATGATGTCATAcacattttgattatttttaagtGCTTTTTGTCTGctctaaaaacagacaaattatTCATTGAAACAAATGAATGGGGAGCTACCGATATCATAACACACAAAATGCTCcatagtgtttgtttttttttaattccttattttaatttaatgccCCGCCTCTTGTGTTTGTCTCCTAAGTTTGTTCAGGCTGAAGTTTTGGTGCTGTTCATGCTGAAATCCAAACTTGCCTTGTTTAACTACACTTGATTCTCACACTAACCCAACCACAAGCCAGTTCAGAGCTCCAAGAGCCAAATATGAAGATAACTGTAACTTTGGAGCCTGTTTAGCGTGCTGTACAATCAGAGGGCCTAATTCTGATTTCTGGACCTTCATGCACACTGTGCCTGTTTGCGTTAGTGCCAACACACTCCTGATCTTGCTTGTCAGCAGGCTTGTACATGGTCTTCTGCGTAAACGTCACGCTATTACATCACCCCTCTGCAagtgaaggtcagaggtcagtcccTGCTGCAGTGCAGCACCCCTAAAGCTGGAAATTCAGTGGGTGCTTGTTTGCAGAGCAGATTGAATTGTCTGTTCTttgtttattgttgtttgttttgttttgttttgttttttgctgctcACTGCACCACCCTGCTGCACATttcatatgttttgtttttttatcaaaaGTGAAGATCCATCTTTCATCTGCAGAGGtttacagtgtttttctgtcactTTGGCTCGCCTTTTGTGCTAAATTTCTGCACTCCTAATTCTGTAAATTAAATATGATAAATATATTCAACAGGTTTAAGGTGCGTCACACAAATTTCCCAATTAAAATCACTAGATTTTACCCTTACACCAATCAAATGAGCGAATAGTTATCAGTAAAAAGAGATTTCAGCCGCTTTCTAGTTTTGTCTCCACAGAACGCTACTGCAAGCAGTATTTATACAACTGTATAAAAAGTATTGTTAAAATGCTTCTTTGCTGATTTATTAATCTGTTTCTTCTGTAACAAGCAGCGCAACCTGTGCTACTATGAAACAATTCACGTGTGACTCGGTGGGGCTCTTTGAGTTCTGCGGTTTCTGAGCCAAAGCAGACATAAAAAATACTGTGCATTTAAGCAGATCTTAAATTTTTATGTAATTCTGTCATATCTTTTCCACTACCGATAGCTCCTACAGTGTGCTCTAATCGATGGGACATGGGTCGGGTTTCTATTgtactgtttattctttttattcctTTAATCTTTATTATAGAGATGATGTTTCTTCCAGTTGAGACCAGAGTTGCTGGGTCTGTgtgcctttttctttctttctttctatttttttgctgtttttattgtatttgtttatttgttgctATTTATTAGTGTCATTGCTTTTTAAACAAGCTTCATAATGAAAGATGATGACAAACAcactttaatacttttttttttctttttccattttattttctctcctccGGTTGATCCAAGAGTAGCAGTGCCCGCATTTTGGCCCTGAAtcaaaaaaacagctttgagGCTCTCTGAAGGAATCCACTCCTTTTCCACAGTAATCAGAAATCACCTTGTGAATGCTTTGATTTCGTACCACCTCTGAAATGTAACTCCTGAGCTGTCATCAAGCCTCAAGCTTAAAACTTTATTGCCCCAATACAGTGTTTACAAGGGAACTGAACACTGCCTGCTGTGATAAAGACTGATTTGGTGCTTTGGGGACTGAAATGAGGATAATCATAAGGGTTTTAATCCTCCTTTCATGGCAGACAAAAGTAAAGACACCCTGTGTAAAATCAAACCGATTCTGTTAAAATGAGATCCATCACGTAGAAAAGTCTAATTGCCAATTTGATTTTTAagcgtgtgttttttttttttttttttttttttaagtgtgaaaCCTGAAGTGAAACTGTGAAGCTACCGAACAGGTGATGGTGGCCGACTCTCAGCATTTCACGAAGCCCACTGAGATGGGAGGGCAGTTGTGATATTTCAGACTTTGCTCCCTGAAGAAAGAGGGGGATTTACAGGGCCACACAGTATGCGCCgcatctttgtttttcacaagCATGCTGGTGATCGTCGATGTGTGGTCAGGCGGTGGAGGGGACGGCGgttttaatatttctttcatttctttaaaaaaaaataaataaatctttcagATTCGTGTTAATGGCATCACGTGAACAGCCACATTTGTGTTTATGATTTAACAGTCCCTCCTCCAACAACGTCAGAGTTTAAAAGATTGAAATTGCACTCTCACAGATTATACTTGATACATTCCCGGCTGGTCAAAAGAAAGGTTTGAAGTGTGGCCAAAActataaatgaaaatgtcagtgCAAAGTTTACTCTCAATAAAAAGAACTGAAAGCGCACTGcggtgagatttttttttaagtgctttgATTCCTGAACTTCCATTAGCAACAAAAAAGGAACAGGCCCCCTGATTAGTCTATTGTACTGTACATGGAAGGCTAATGGCTGATAATAGCTTTATAACACAGTGAGGTAAATGCAGGCTATTATTTTAACTGTGGTTTTACAAAAATGTTATTGCATGTTTTTATCAATAGTAAAGCCAAAACACTCCTGCCCAATATGCTGTTGATCCACTGTGTGCAGCTCTGCAACTCAATGACTCTGAAAGTAACTCAACCAGCCAGTgtttgaaaaaggaaaaaaaaaacaggtctttTCACTTCATGCTAATCTAAAGGTATCAAATCCTCAACAACTATTAGCATGTAGATCAAAATAATAAGTAAATCCATTATCTGTAGACCATTATCAGAAGAACAGCTGCCACACTATTGTATTtttccattatttattttttttttatgtattttagttTCAGGGGAGGCTTTCCTCATTTTAACTTGTTCTATTGCATAAAATGCccagttttaat is a window encoding:
- the LOC115788103 gene encoding ankyrin repeat and IBR domain-containing protein 1-like isoform X1; the encoded protein is MGNTATKFRKALVNGDEALAWQLYEGNPQFRDGLDPNASYGEQYQHNTPMHYVCRHAMTRLLRSFLFSKEGNPNKRNVHNETCLHVLCQGPQILLLPEGALSPRLARPQRDEQRRADCLQMILSWTGARLEGGQYEKANVNATDNHHSTCLHYAAAAGMKSCVELLIQSEADLFVEDEDKLTPCDHAERHHHTELALSLESQMVFSSSSAQQSSTDAHGETNLLQYKEPYEGLKIQDLRRLKDMLIVETADMLQAPLFTAEALLRAHDWDREKLLEAWMSDAEGCCQRSGVTMPTPPPSGYNAWDTLPSPRTPRTPRSPLTLTLTSPTDSCLTPGEEGLAMCGICLCSISVFEDPVDMSCGHEFCRACWEGFLNVKIQEGDAHNIFCPAYECYQLVPVHVIESVVSREMDQRYLQFDIKAFVENNPSIRWCPAARCERAVRLTRPGPGDTDPHSFPLLPSPAVDCGKGHLFCWECLGEAHEPCDCQMWRNWLQKVTEMKPEELAGVSEAYEDAANCLWLLTNSKPCANCKSPIQKNEGCNHMQCAKCKYDFCWICLEEWKKHSSSTGGYYRCTRYEVIQQLEEQSKEMTVEAEKKHKSFQELDRFMHYYTRFKNHEHSYKLEQKLLKTAKEKMEQLSRAFISREGTPPDTRFIEDGVTELLKTRRVLKCSYPYGFFLQQGSTQKEIFELMQTDLEMVVEDLAQKVNRPYLRTPCHKIISAARLVQQKRQEFLASVARGVAPNDSPEPPRRNYPGGSWDWEYLGFASPEMGSRHSILGADQRERQSQDYADIQYRRRHRPRRRGDMLSLHSLRSSSNTPETSRRSDNTEGTERGEGRRRALGSLDEDDPNILLAIQLSLQESRRERGLEGGMEGRVDLDRGQERRPAPAGDLGDAALHSLNTEGPPGARGSSFPTSLLDPPHPPNRTDSTSQPSVSSSLPLPPPPPSLSAELLELGDSLMKLGKITTPYDLDTQTQEQLSSHHTYTNSTLAAPYTTEPAYSNCSHRQDQSALTAPYVLDHITITDPRYDSKEQTSCHSSAYLAKAEHAASCLPTHNPTHPSSYNREYAATCNSTPKPDSSYNPCPEHSSSYTAERPASYALERPPKLDPQPPTQLCLPSPELEPELLLSPVIPPGGPFTPSDPQSLEALDPTASAQLLDNIMAWFNNNINPQNNPQSLALIPSPPTTETDSSPDTHTETESQTSAPIWQPLEGESEVGRRLASAPPGAASAEGLKTSRPSTLELEKRDAGEEGVDAGCVADLSLDEAHTHPRSHSQHGNSPAHTAPATERDLDLVLQVEEDQSPEEWVEQEHLV
- the LOC115788103 gene encoding ankyrin repeat and IBR domain-containing protein 1-like isoform X2 — protein: MGNTATKFRKALVNGDEALAWQLYEGNPQFRDGLDPNASYGEQYQHNTPMHYVCRHAMTRLLRSFLFSKEGNPNKRNVHNETCLHVLCQGPQILLLPEGALSPRLARPQRDEQRRADCLQMILSWTGARLEGGQYEKANVNATDNHHSTCLHYAAAAGMKSCVELLIQSEADLFVEDEDKLTPCDHAERHHHTELALSLESQMVFSSSSAQQSSTDAHGETNLLQYKEPYEGLKIQDLRRLKDMLIVETADMLQAPLFTAEALLRAHDWDREKLLEAWMSDAEGCCQRSGVTMPTPPPSGYNAWDTLPSPRTPRTPRSPLTLTLTSPTDSCLTPGEEGLAMCGICLCSISVFEDPVDMSCGHEFCRACWEGFLNVKIQEGDAHNIFCPAYECYQLVPVHVIESVVSREMDQRYLQFDIKAFVENNPSIRWCPAARCERAVRLTRPGPGDTDPHSFPLLPSPAVDCGKGHLFCWECLGEAHEPCDCQMWRNWLQKVTEMKPEELAGVSEAYEDAANCLWLLTNSKPCANCKSPIQKNEGCNHMQCAKCKYDFCWICLEEWKKHSSSTGGYYRCTRYEVIQQLEEQSKEMTVEAEKKHKSFQELDRFMHYYTRFKNHEHSYKLEQKLLKTAKEKMEQLSRAFISREGTPPDTRFIEDGVTELLKTRRVLKCSYPYGFFLQQGSTQKEIFELMQTDLEMVVEDLAQKVNRPYLRTPCHKIISAARLVQQKRQEFLASVARGVAPNDSPEPPRRNYPGGSWDWEYLGFASPEMGSRHSILGADQRERQSQDYADIQYRRRHRPRRRGDMLSLHSLRSSSNTPETSRRSDNTGTERGEGRRRALGSLDEDDPNILLAIQLSLQESRRERGLEGGMEGRVDLDRGQERRPAPAGDLGDAALHSLNTEGPPGARGSSFPTSLLDPPHPPNRTDSTSQPSVSSSLPLPPPPPSLSAELLELGDSLMKLGKITTPYDLDTQTQEQLSSHHTYTNSTLAAPYTTEPAYSNCSHRQDQSALTAPYVLDHITITDPRYDSKEQTSCHSSAYLAKAEHAASCLPTHNPTHPSSYNREYAATCNSTPKPDSSYNPCPEHSSSYTAERPASYALERPPKLDPQPPTQLCLPSPELEPELLLSPVIPPGGPFTPSDPQSLEALDPTASAQLLDNIMAWFNNNINPQNNPQSLALIPSPPTTETDSSPDTHTETESQTSAPIWQPLEGESEVGRRLASAPPGAASAEGLKTSRPSTLELEKRDAGEEGVDAGCVADLSLDEAHTHPRSHSQHGNSPAHTAPATERDLDLVLQVEEDQSPEEWVEQEHLV